A single genomic interval of Methanolacinia paynteri harbors:
- a CDS encoding DUF7504 family protein — translation MVSIDNLSPDLRTFLVRSGPMGVRNRNHEIVSALTEMDYTIVVVSTNVPSELQIAQYEKEGINTSNLFFIDMITAYAKGKKQKDTDQIHYIDRPGDLTKAGILITRQITERQGEKVAFLFDTINTMLIYSNQLSVSRFIHFVINKLRLTDLKGFFIMVEKSIDTNLVADFEMLADMSIPRDEPITLINSEIKGQVGVSEENSYEEFDLN, via the coding sequence ATGGTAAGTATTGACAACTTGTCCCCGGATTTAAGGACGTTCCTTGTCCGTTCGGGGCCTATGGGCGTCAGGAACAGAAACCACGAGATCGTTTCTGCACTGACGGAGATGGATTATACCATAGTAGTAGTGTCAACTAACGTACCTTCCGAATTACAGATTGCCCAATATGAAAAGGAAGGAATAAACACATCCAATCTGTTTTTTATCGATATGATAACTGCGTATGCAAAGGGCAAAAAGCAGAAGGATACCGATCAGATCCATTACATCGACAGGCCGGGCGACCTTACGAAGGCCGGAATTTTGATCACAAGACAGATTACCGAGCGTCAGGGAGAAAAGGTTGCGTTCCTGTTCGACACGATAAATACGATGCTCATTTATTCCAACCAGCTCTCGGTAAGCCGTTTTATCCATTTCGTGATAAACAAACTGCGGCTGACGGATCTGAAGGGATTCTTTATAATGGTCGAAAAGAGTATCGACACCAATCTCGTTGCCGATTTCGAGATGCTCGCCGACATGTCGATCCCGAGAGACGAGCCTATTACCCTCATCAACTCCGAAATAAAAGGACAGGTAGGAGTCTCCGAAGAGAACTCCTACGAAGAGTTCGATCTTAACTAA
- a CDS encoding sugar phosphate isomerase/epimerase family protein — translation MIGVSTSCLSDVPLEHALDVLYDLTDIVEIVDDGLHFMDNADIAECFDFRYFIHAPSRGVNIASQLEIIRKASVEVIRQCAGLASGIDADRVVIHPGYFSHVLQRDIGIFQLEKSLIELEKISGEFSVTFLVENMPEWNYFLLKRPEELPLIRDFGFVLDVGHANTNSCLDEFLEVPISHFHLHDNFGKEDSHLAPGKGNIDFGPVFDAIEKNDAPGIVEVNTLESAKSGLEYIRKMRPGLF, via the coding sequence ATGATCGGTGTGTCGACAAGTTGTCTTTCGGATGTTCCCCTCGAGCATGCCCTCGACGTTCTGTACGATCTCACCGATATAGTCGAGATTGTCGATGACGGCCTTCATTTCATGGATAATGCAGACATTGCGGAATGCTTCGACTTCCGTTATTTTATTCATGCGCCTTCGAGAGGCGTGAATATCGCCTCGCAGCTCGAGATAATCAGGAAGGCGAGCGTGGAGGTCATCAGGCAGTGTGCAGGTCTTGCCTCCGGGATTGATGCCGACAGGGTCGTCATTCATCCGGGATATTTCTCGCATGTTCTCCAGAGGGATATCGGGATCTTTCAGCTCGAAAAGTCGCTTATCGAACTTGAGAAGATATCAGGCGAATTTTCCGTCACGTTCCTGGTTGAAAATATGCCGGAATGGAATTATTTCCTCCTGAAGCGGCCGGAAGAACTTCCGCTCATAAGGGATTTCGGTTTCGTCCTCGACGTCGGGCATGCCAATACGAATTCGTGCCTCGACGAGTTCCTGGAGGTCCCGATCTCCCATTTCCATCTTCACGACAATTTCGGGAAGGAGGATTCACATCTTGCTCCGGGAAAAGGAAACATCGACTTCGGCCCGGTCTTCGATGCGATCGAGAAGAACGATGCACCCGGGATAGTCGAGGTGAACACCCTTGAGAGTGCAAAAAGCGGGCTCGAATATATCAGAAAGATGCGTCCCGGACTTTTTTGA
- a CDS encoding tail fiber assembly protein: protein MTRKAYSIKTDTDRNILSIVSSAGECIPTAEANCDYQQFLEADESVKTYEVAYEYTFEGRLSKVRANRNRKLKETDKYTLSDYPISEEERTAWLNYRQALRDFLATLTEENIDSFEWPTRPDDENE, encoded by the coding sequence ATGACAAGAAAAGCCTATAGCATCAAAACCGACACAGACAGGAATATCTTGAGCATCGTGTCATCTGCTGGAGAATGCATTCCAACCGCCGAAGCAAACTGCGATTATCAACAATTTCTCGAAGCGGATGAGTCAGTCAAGACCTACGAAGTCGCCTACGAATATACATTCGAGGGCAGGCTCTCAAAAGTCAGAGCAAACCGCAACAGAAAGCTCAAAGAGACTGACAAATACACCCTGTCTGATTATCCTATCTCAGAAGAGGAACGTACAGCATGGCTAAACTATCGGCAGGCCCTCAGAGATTTCCTGGCCACACTGACAGAGGAAAATATCGACAGTTTTGAATGGCCCACACGCCCTGACGATGAGAACGAATAA
- a CDS encoding DUF6009 family protein has translation MTYIVEIHPDGKTQAIQQRKKIVWLENPMKFRYLREGELNNGRYEQAGVKSHLCEFGKLVGYEIIADRNPEITYLDEEDGRTYHHKLDYLEKFDRRFWWLKKHDRDIKPEGCYKYLAPMEAVVPGSISLFKTSECYMESKYLSEDLARLEKDGDPRFVSGKWVCKEKSE, from the coding sequence ATGACTTATATCGTTGAAATTCATCCTGATGGCAAAACACAGGCAATACAACAGAGAAAAAAGATCGTTTGGCTTGAAAATCCAATGAAATTCAGATACCTCCGGGAAGGAGAATTAAACAACGGCAGATATGAACAGGCAGGAGTAAAGTCCCACCTGTGCGAATTTGGAAAACTTGTTGGATACGAGATAATTGCCGATAGAAATCCGGAAATAACTTACTTGGATGAGGAAGACGGCAGAACCTATCATCACAAACTTGATTACCTGGAAAAATTCGACAGGCGGTTCTGGTGGCTGAAAAAGCATGACCGTGATATAAAGCCCGAAGGCTGCTATAAATATCTCGCTCCAATGGAGGCAGTCGTTCCGGGTTCGATATCGCTCTTCAAAACAAGCGAGTGCTATATGGAATCAAAATATCTTTCCGAAGACCTTGCCAGATTGGAAAAAGACGGAGATCCGAGATTTGTTTCTGGCAAGTGGGTATGCAAAGAAAAATCTGAATAA
- a CDS encoding PHP-associated domain-containing protein, with protein sequence MKIDLSQSPEVIFRPPEYARLKKAGLSGADMHYHTNHSDSHTRVRDALKLAKFKGIGLSITDHNQISGYFEAKRIDDSVLCIPGTEVSAWDGPHILLYFFSGGDMEECYKKRIEDKKSSSPYLATKLSTEDIVEIAQDYNCLTIAAHPFGYLLFNKGLGKCIEREYLHPKIISDFSGLEVICGGMTRKLNLKAAGLAYENKLCMTGGTDGHLLRDLGNVLTCSYAEDTEDFLEEIIHRRNYVVGQEKSLIEKGVMATAIMPKYFRYTAPSLRIHYSQNAPRLKHFGEKYLSRKK encoded by the coding sequence ATGAAGATCGACCTGTCCCAATCTCCCGAAGTAATCTTCAGGCCCCCCGAGTATGCCAGGCTGAAAAAAGCAGGCTTGTCAGGAGCGGACATGCACTATCATACCAACCACTCCGACTCGCACACGAGGGTGAGGGACGCACTCAAACTCGCGAAGTTCAAGGGGATCGGACTCTCGATCACCGACCACAACCAGATCAGCGGATACTTCGAGGCGAAACGAATCGACGATTCGGTCCTGTGCATCCCCGGAACCGAGGTCAGCGCCTGGGACGGACCGCACATTCTCCTGTACTTCTTCTCGGGAGGAGACATGGAAGAATGCTACAAGAAAAGGATCGAAGATAAAAAAAGTTCGAGCCCGTATCTGGCGACAAAACTTTCCACCGAAGACATCGTCGAGATCGCACAGGACTACAACTGTCTCACGATCGCAGCTCATCCCTTCGGGTACCTCCTCTTCAACAAAGGACTCGGGAAATGCATAGAGCGTGAGTACCTGCATCCCAAAATCATAAGCGATTTCTCGGGCCTCGAAGTCATCTGCGGGGGAATGACAAGAAAACTAAACCTGAAGGCGGCCGGACTCGCGTACGAAAATAAACTCTGCATGACCGGGGGGACAGACGGCCACCTTCTCCGCGATCTAGGAAACGTCCTCACCTGTTCGTATGCCGAAGATACCGAAGATTTCCTCGAAGAGATCATCCACAGGAGAAACTACGTAGTCGGACAGGAGAAAAGCCTCATCGAAAAAGGCGTCATGGCAACCGCAATCATGCCCAAATACTTCAGGTACACCGCCCCGTCGCTGAGGATACATTACAGCCAGAACGCTCCCCGGCTGAAACATTTCGGGGAGAAATATCTCTCCCGCAAAAAATAA
- the cls gene encoding cardiolipin synthase gives MSATFYYLWSTGGGLLSDLYMLILIINIIMVISIIFFERKKPSAALLWVAVLLFIPVFGFVAYLIFGQTIYKERIFKIKEDDDRRIREIISRQLAMVKSIQFLPGEKAGDYNRMREMLLATNYATITGDNEVEIYTEGEKKFEALIDAINSAEESINFQYYIIRNDELSKRIVSALTEKARQGVKVRVLGDAVGCHRLPRNFFRELKDAGGETAFFFRSKYIHINMRINYRNHRKIVVIDGKTGFVGGFNVGDEYLGKGPLGYWRDTHLKIVGSAVYSLQARFFLDWNHAAEQDLEFFNTFYFPEMIPKEGSVMQVVSSGPDSRGEGIKMGYLQLINNATSSIYIQTPYFIPDQSLLDALTIAAESGIDVRIMFPCKPDHPFVYWAGFSYLWDLVEAGVRVYLYDRGFIHAKTIVVDGLVSSVGSANWDIRSFRLNFETNAFIYDDEVSEKLKIVFEDDLEYCTEVTCEDYYKRTHAVMFKESVSRLLSGIL, from the coding sequence ATGTCTGCAACTTTTTATTATCTCTGGTCGACTGGCGGCGGTCTGCTCTCGGATCTCTACATGCTGATTCTAATCATCAACATCATCATGGTCATATCGATCATCTTTTTCGAGCGGAAAAAACCGTCCGCCGCGCTTTTGTGGGTGGCCGTCCTGCTCTTCATTCCTGTCTTCGGATTCGTTGCGTACCTGATCTTCGGGCAGACGATCTACAAGGAGAGGATCTTTAAGATCAAGGAGGATGACGACCGGAGGATCAGGGAGATAATATCAAGACAGCTTGCAATGGTCAAGAGCATTCAGTTTCTGCCCGGTGAGAAGGCCGGCGATTACAACCGCATGAGGGAGATGCTTCTTGCGACAAATTATGCGACGATAACCGGCGACAACGAGGTTGAGATATATACCGAAGGAGAAAAAAAGTTCGAAGCCCTGATCGATGCGATAAATTCGGCGGAAGAAAGTATCAACTTCCAGTATTATATAATCAGGAACGACGAACTCTCGAAAAGAATCGTCTCTGCACTGACGGAGAAAGCCCGCCAGGGTGTTAAGGTCAGGGTCCTCGGCGATGCGGTGGGCTGCCACCGTCTTCCCCGGAATTTCTTCAGGGAACTGAAGGATGCCGGTGGAGAGACGGCGTTTTTCTTCAGGTCGAAGTATATCCACATCAATATGAGGATAAATTACAGGAATCACCGCAAGATCGTGGTTATCGACGGGAAGACCGGATTTGTCGGCGGCTTTAATGTGGGCGACGAGTACCTGGGCAAAGGTCCGCTCGGGTACTGGAGGGATACTCACCTGAAGATCGTCGGGAGTGCGGTCTATTCCCTCCAGGCCCGTTTCTTCCTGGACTGGAACCACGCGGCCGAACAGGACCTGGAGTTCTTCAACACTTTTTATTTCCCTGAGATGATCCCGAAGGAGGGTTCAGTGATGCAGGTCGTATCGAGCGGACCAGATTCACGCGGGGAGGGTATCAAGATGGGCTACCTTCAGCTTATCAATAATGCAACCAGTAGCATCTACATCCAGACTCCCTATTTCATCCCCGACCAGAGTCTTCTGGATGCGTTGACTATCGCGGCCGAATCGGGCATCGATGTACGCATAATGTTTCCGTGCAAACCGGATCACCCATTCGTCTACTGGGCGGGCTTTTCATATCTTTGGGACCTGGTGGAGGCGGGAGTCCGTGTATACCTGTACGACAGGGGTTTTATCCATGCCAAGACGATTGTCGTCGACGGCCTGGTCTCTTCGGTGGGGAGCGCCAACTGGGATATCAGGAGTTTCAGGCTGAATTTCGAGACTAATGCGTTTATCTACGATGACGAGGTTTCGGAAAAACTGAAGATAGTATTCGAGGACGATCTCGAATACTGCACTGAAGTTACATGCGAGGATTACTATAAACGGACGCATGCGGTCATGTTCAAAGAATCCGTTTCAAGACTGCTCTCGGGGATCTTGTAG
- a CDS encoding CxxC-x17-CxxC domain-containing protein — protein MNDRNYGGQRRSFGSSEPREMHKAVCSDCGKECEVPFVPTEGRPVYCRDCLPKYRKPRF, from the coding sequence ATGAATGATAGAAATTATGGCGGCCAGCGCAGAAGCTTTGGCTCCAGCGAACCAAGAGAAATGCATAAAGCAGTATGCTCAGATTGCGGAAAAGAATGCGAAGTTCCATTTGTACCCACAGAAGGAAGACCGGTATATTGCAGGGACTGCCTGCCGAAGTACAGAAAACCCAGATTCTAA
- a CDS encoding NAD+ synthase, whose amino-acid sequence MRITLAQLDPVVGDIDGNTERIDETLRLCRSDKPDLVVFPELFLTGYPPRDLLERKSFIDRSYRAVKDIMEISAGFPDTAVLFGAPRRTGKETGRGLYNSALLVKDGELLFTQHKSLLPMYDVFDEVRYFDPAPSTGVAALGNNTLGISICEDAWNDPLLFPGRFYTFDPQAELADKGADIFINISASPFHAGKECVRFEIFRNHAKKHSVPFVIVNQVGGNDELIFDGRSMCLDAKGDPIVVLPAFEEAIVTVDTNIPGVPGSYRPLDEVVSIHRALVLGLRDYVKKCGFSKAIVSLSGGIDSAVVCCLAVEALGPENVIAATMPGPYSSAGSVNDSVALAENLGIKMLEIPVTGIYDTYTDALGNLVDREKEANVTLENIQARIRGNIIMALSNEYGCLVLSTGNKSEMAVGYCTLYGDMSGGLAVISDVPKTTVYKLAQEINRVRPVIPEAIISKPPSAELRPGQTDQDFLPPYEILDGILEAYIDEMDSPAEIVAKGFDKETVEWVVRQVDRNEYKRRQAATGLKVTPKAFGSGRRMPIAAKYYSD is encoded by the coding sequence ATGAGGATCACGCTTGCACAGCTCGACCCTGTCGTAGGAGATATCGACGGAAACACGGAAAGGATCGATGAGACCCTCCGTCTGTGCAGGAGTGACAAGCCGGATCTCGTCGTCTTCCCGGAATTATTCCTTACCGGCTATCCCCCGAGGGATCTTCTTGAGCGAAAAAGTTTCATCGACAGGTCGTACCGTGCGGTAAAGGATATCATGGAGATCTCCGCCGGCTTCCCGGATACGGCGGTCCTGTTCGGCGCGCCGCGTAGAACGGGAAAAGAAACCGGCAGGGGGCTTTACAACTCGGCGCTTCTTGTCAAAGACGGCGAACTGCTGTTCACGCAGCACAAATCCCTGCTCCCGATGTACGACGTATTCGACGAAGTCCGTTACTTCGATCCCGCTCCGTCGACGGGCGTTGCTGCACTGGGGAACAATACTTTGGGAATCTCGATCTGCGAGGACGCATGGAACGATCCGCTGCTCTTTCCCGGGCGATTCTACACGTTCGACCCGCAGGCGGAACTCGCCGATAAAGGTGCAGACATTTTTATCAATATCTCGGCCTCACCGTTTCACGCGGGAAAGGAATGTGTGAGGTTCGAAATATTCCGGAACCACGCAAAAAAACATTCTGTCCCGTTCGTAATCGTGAACCAGGTCGGCGGAAACGACGAGCTGATCTTCGACGGAAGATCCATGTGCCTCGATGCAAAGGGAGACCCGATCGTCGTTCTTCCCGCATTCGAAGAGGCGATCGTAACGGTCGACACGAATATTCCCGGTGTTCCCGGATCATACCGGCCCCTCGACGAAGTCGTGAGCATTCACCGTGCCCTCGTCCTGGGACTCAGGGACTACGTGAAGAAATGCGGATTTTCGAAAGCCATCGTCAGCCTTTCCGGAGGGATCGATTCGGCCGTCGTCTGCTGCCTTGCTGTCGAGGCACTCGGGCCGGAGAACGTGATCGCCGCTACGATGCCCGGGCCGTACTCATCGGCCGGAAGCGTCAACGACTCTGTCGCACTTGCGGAAAATCTCGGGATAAAAATGCTCGAGATCCCGGTAACCGGAATATACGATACATATACCGATGCACTCGGGAACCTTGTCGACCGGGAGAAAGAGGCCAACGTCACGCTCGAAAACATACAGGCACGGATCAGGGGCAATATAATAATGGCACTCTCTAACGAGTACGGCTGCCTCGTTCTCTCGACCGGAAACAAGAGCGAGATGGCGGTCGGGTACTGCACGCTATACGGGGACATGTCGGGAGGACTTGCGGTGATCTCGGATGTGCCGAAGACTACGGTTTACAAGCTGGCACAGGAGATCAACAGAGTAAGGCCCGTGATACCGGAGGCGATCATCTCAAAGCCGCCATCCGCCGAACTCAGGCCGGGCCAGACCGACCAGGACTTCCTTCCCCCCTACGAGATTCTCGACGGAATACTTGAGGCATATATCGACGAGATGGATTCGCCGGCAGAGATCGTTGCAAAGGGATTCGACAAAGAGACGGTCGAATGGGTTGTCAGGCAGGTGGACAGGAACGAGTACAAACGGCGGCAGGCGGCAACCGGCCTCAAGGTAACCCCGAAGGCGTTCGGATCAGGGCGGAGGATGCCGATCGCCGCGAAATATTACAGCGATTGA
- a CDS encoding mechanosensitive ion channel family protein, which yields MRSSALPFSYFIIVALIFASVIAIDLVTSGTISLFTPLLDTLGIILIILVAYTAGVAVLIHRIADDSSRFTAVRIFMTVLLGIGAFLALTAWIDDPKEIVLTLGVIVGAVLIALRDFIQNIIGSLMVLVTGIFRIGDKIQIRGVYGLVMDIGIFRTTMMQLDPESGDHPTGEIVTIPNGIIFKENVTNTSRHLSVVTDEIRITLPFSADLEKARDLLIGAVQKHNPEIEKCAADEIGRLSGGKNLHSIEVEPIVNLQLSDNGIIFILKYFTTSKDRAAIKTAIIRDVSVMMPEIKDTWEN from the coding sequence ATGCGATCGTCAGCCCTCCCTTTCTCGTATTTTATTATCGTTGCTTTGATCTTTGCGAGCGTCATTGCAATCGATCTGGTCACATCCGGCACCATCAGCCTGTTTACCCCGCTCCTGGATACTCTCGGAATAATCCTGATAATTCTCGTCGCATACACCGCCGGTGTCGCCGTTCTCATCCACAGGATTGCCGACGATTCGTCCCGGTTTACCGCCGTCAGGATCTTCATGACAGTCCTGCTTGGAATCGGTGCGTTCCTTGCACTGACCGCCTGGATCGACGACCCGAAAGAGATTGTACTGACACTGGGAGTTATCGTAGGTGCCGTCCTCATAGCTTTACGTGATTTTATCCAGAACATAATTGGCAGCCTTATGGTGCTGGTGACCGGAATATTCCGGATCGGCGACAAGATCCAAATCAGGGGAGTATACGGTCTCGTTATGGATATCGGGATCTTCCGTACCACCATGATGCAACTCGACCCGGAATCCGGCGACCACCCGACCGGCGAGATTGTCACCATCCCGAACGGCATTATCTTCAAGGAGAACGTGACCAATACCAGCCGTCATCTCTCAGTCGTAACCGACGAAATCAGGATCACGCTTCCTTTTTCTGCGGACCTGGAGAAAGCCCGGGATCTGCTGATCGGAGCTGTACAAAAACATAACCCGGAGATCGAAAAGTGTGCGGCAGACGAGATCGGCAGACTTTCAGGGGGAAAAAATCTGCATTCCATCGAAGTGGAACCTATTGTAAATCTCCAGCTGAGCGACAACGGGATTATCTTCATCCTTAAATATTTCACGACCTCTAAGGATCGTGCGGCAATCAAAACCGCAATAATCCGGGACGTTTCCGTTATGATGCCGGAAATCAAAGACACCTGGGAGAATTAA
- a CDS encoding metallophosphoesterase, with the protein MGMKTVILSDIHIGDNSSTCWYQKKYHEPYLMQALDYIEQNAASINEVVLLGDVFDFWTYPCGSKPPGFSDIVNANPDILGPNGRLKEIADIVPVTYINGNHDMNVSGADIASIGNIRYSDNLRYVKKSPAGQILLTHGSEYTIFNAQDWINDLKPLPIGHFVTRAISEYLVKSKLTPGQTAADLADNGVPSKLELLKNLIKALEGTQSVAQILLDMFSSLQGVSKNTPVSLLNGRTVTFAEAEQIYDNLGTQWKNKYGLLTTVKSINADMTGDYIAWWAQRDALQDDNDADIAILGHTHTPKGGLKEAAIKYINCGYMCSPLPGGKLQHPVTFGEIDLDSGNLSLLSVESPDSLPVPGTFPEDSIVYSPYKDFSCYISILNGTYFPVDLTGSKESHGSYIVPPSKQIIPLHRSRIWLQDSPGIHGAEGSATYSNTGNGKSINFTYGCPTGLFSNYCSPAPFRNKSDSGAWENDKVVKKGHPYFVDFTIRE; encoded by the coding sequence ATGGGAATGAAAACAGTCATTTTAAGCGACATCCATATCGGAGACAATTCGAGTACATGCTGGTACCAGAAGAAATACCATGAGCCGTACCTGATGCAGGCACTGGACTATATCGAGCAGAATGCCGCATCCATTAACGAGGTCGTCCTGCTCGGGGACGTCTTCGATTTCTGGACCTACCCCTGCGGATCGAAACCGCCGGGTTTCAGCGACATCGTGAATGCAAACCCGGATATCCTGGGGCCCAACGGAAGGTTGAAAGAGATCGCCGATATAGTCCCTGTAACCTATATCAACGGAAATCACGATATGAACGTCAGCGGGGCCGATATCGCCAGTATCGGAAATATCCGGTATAGCGACAATCTCCGTTATGTCAAAAAATCCCCGGCCGGGCAAATACTGTTAACGCACGGAAGCGAGTATACCATATTCAATGCCCAGGACTGGATCAATGACTTAAAACCGCTTCCCATCGGGCATTTCGTAACACGTGCAATATCCGAATACCTTGTGAAAAGCAAACTCACCCCCGGCCAGACCGCGGCGGACCTTGCGGACAACGGTGTCCCGTCGAAACTGGAACTCCTGAAAAATCTCATCAAAGCGCTGGAAGGCACGCAGTCCGTCGCCCAGATACTGCTCGATATGTTCTCATCGCTTCAGGGAGTATCCAAGAACACCCCGGTCAGCCTGTTAAACGGCCGTACTGTAACATTTGCCGAAGCGGAGCAGATCTACGATAACCTCGGAACGCAGTGGAAGAACAAGTACGGCCTTTTAACCACCGTCAAATCGATAAATGCAGATATGACCGGCGATTATATCGCATGGTGGGCACAGAGGGATGCCCTTCAGGACGATAACGACGCCGACATTGCCATCCTCGGCCACACGCACACACCGAAAGGCGGGCTGAAAGAGGCCGCGATCAAATATATCAACTGCGGGTACATGTGTTCGCCGCTCCCGGGGGGAAAACTCCAGCACCCGGTAACGTTCGGCGAGATCGATCTCGACTCGGGAAATCTCTCTCTCCTTTCCGTCGAGAGTCCTGACAGTCTCCCCGTGCCCGGCACATTCCCTGAGGATTCGATCGTATATTCCCCGTACAAGGATTTCTCGTGCTATATCTCCATACTCAACGGAACCTACTTCCCAGTGGACCTTACGGGAAGCAAAGAGTCTCACGGGAGCTATATAGTACCCCCGTCAAAACAAATCATTCCCCTGCATCGTTCCAGGATCTGGCTCCAGGATTCTCCCGGGATTCATGGTGCCGAAGGTTCCGCGACGTACTCCAATACCGGAAACGGGAAGTCGATTAACTTTACTTATGGCTGCCCGACCGGTTTATTCTCAAATTACTGTAGTCCCGCACCGTTCAGGAACAAGAGCGACAGCGGAGCGTGGGAGAACGACAAGGTGGTGAAAAAAGGACATCCGTATTTCGTGGATTTCACGATCAGGGAATGA